A single region of the Aythya fuligula isolate bAytFul2 unplaced genomic scaffold, bAytFul2.pri scaffold_58_arrow_ctg1, whole genome shotgun sequence genome encodes:
- the LOC116501646 gene encoding IgGFc-binding protein-like: MVAVPSSYFGATCGLCGNFNEDAEDEMKLPDGTQAASVEDWAESWRDPSCQDDCGGQGTLQDTEGCAQRCPQNSHFETCGTACPATCAHPKAPTSCSKPCTASCQCDEGFVLHDDACVPAESCGCSYNDRSYKVQEEFWEDGSCQSRCRCEAGGKVTCKKSGCKAHEKCTVVGGVPSCQANKFLTCIGTGDPHYTTFDGLKYDFQGTCIYQFAALCSQNPSLVPFTVKVENNNRGSKAVSFTKTVTLEVYGNTISMSQEHPRKVKLNGAFVELPFTQKDQFELYHSGVHGFVRTKFGLRVSFDWYSYARVILPDAYAGAVCGLCGNANGNPDDDFIARDGKRAKDEIQLADSWKVGDVPGCSAGCVGDCPVCNEEQKQLYRGDGYCGVIARAGGPFRNCHRVVNPGNFLEDCAFDACQYKGRRDILCKAIAAYMTECQSNGAGVEEWRTPSFCAPVCPRHSHYELCGNACPTTCRGRASPEGCASAPCTEGCFCDEGFVLSGAECVPASECGCEHRGRYYKKGEDFYASCQERCICKANGVVECKEAACGAHEECRVEDGVLGCYPAGYGRLVVSGDPHYVTFDGRAFDLQGSCNYVLARVCKPEQRLANFSVFLEHDVSGRGNVALTKKVAVSIHGYTVSMERGRKWEVMVDGEHFTLPLVTEDRKLRIGQEGNNIVLQTAAGLRLLYNAATYLLITIPDAYRGRVCGLGGNFNGDPGDDFQLPGGSLAKSTEEFVTSWKMPAEEGACTDGCNGNACPVCDASATAPYGAGDSCGLIRDPTGPFGTCHHRVSPVEYFHHCLHDVCAAEGARDALCHSLQAYAAACQAAGAEIGGWRTVTFCPLSCPPHSHYELCTRTCDFTCASLSVPAPCSWTCFEGCQCDDGYLFDGEACVSLEQCGCVHQGRYFKAGETVVSNNCSTKCNCHPSRGLICEATRCPPDEVCATREGVQRCIKQEGWCRISPGAFLTTFDGAGGRLPFSGTYKIAALCDERSPNWFKVVVEVSECRDDGIPAAVAVFVFFRDAFITVNNNMEVWVSWTHGRSL; encoded by the exons ATGGTGGCAGTACCCAGCAGCTATTTCGGGGCTACCTGTGGGCTCTGTGGGAACTTCAACGAGGATGCAGAGGATGAAATGAAACTCCCCGACGGCACCCAGGCTGCCAGCGTGGAGGATTGGGCTGAGAGCTGGCGAGATCCCTCCTGCCAGGATGATTGTGGAGGTCAAGGGACACTGCAGGACACGGAGGGCTGTG CTCAGAGATGCCCCCAAAACAGCCACTTTGAGACCTGCGGGACGGCGTGTCCTGCCACCTGCGcccaccccaaagcccccacGTCCTGCAGCAAGCCATGCACGGCGAGCTGCCAGTGCGACGAGGGCTTCGTCCTCCACGATGACGCGTGCGTCCCGGCAGAGTCTTGTGGTTGTTCCTACAACGACCGCTCCTACAAGGTCCAGGAGGAGTTTTGGGAGGACGGGAGCTGCCAGAGCCGGTGTCGATGCGAGGCAGGGGGCAAAGTGACTTGCAAGAAGTCTGGGTGCAAGGCCCACGAGAAGTGCACCGTGGTTGGTGGTGTCCCCAGCTGCCAGGCAAACAAGTTCCTCACCTGCATCGGGACGGGAGATCCTCACTACACCACCTTCGACGGGTTGAAATATGACTTCCAAGGCACGTGCATCTACCAGtttgctgccctctgctcccagaACCCTTCACTGGTCCCCTTCACCGTCAAGGTGGAGAACAACAACAGGGGCAGCAAAGCCGTGTCCTTCACCAAAACCGTCACGCTGGAGGTCTACGGCAACACCATCAGCATGAGCCAGGAGCATCCACGCAAGGTCAAG ctcaaCGGCGCCTTCGTGGAGCTCCCGTTCACCCAGAAGGACCAGTTCGAGCTCTACCACAGCGGCGTCCATGGTTTTGTCCGCACCAAATTTGGCTTGCGGGTGAGCTTCGATTGGTACAGCTACGCCCGCGTCATCCTCCCCGATGCCTACGCCGGCGCCGTCTGCGGCCTCTGCGGCAACGCCAACGGCAACCCCGATGACGACTTCATCGCCCGCGATGGAAAACGTGCCAAGGATGAAATCCAGCTGGCCGACAGCTGGAAGGTTGGAGATGTCCCCGGTTGCTCGGCGGGATGCGTGGGGGATTGCCCGGTGTGCAACGAAGAGCAGAAACAGCTCTACCGCGGCGACGGCTACTGCGGGGTGATCGCCAGGGCTGGGGGACCCTTCCGAAATTGTCACCGGGTTGTCAACCCTGGGAATTTCCTGGAGGATTGTGCCTTTGATGCTTGTCAGTACAAAGGACGCCGGGACATCTTGTGCAAAGCCATCGCCGCCTACATGACGGAGTGCCAGAGCAACGGCGCCGGCGTGGAGGAGTGGAGGACGCCGTCCTTCTGCG CTCCCGTCTGCCCTCGCCATTCCCACTACGAGCTGTGTGGGAACGCCTGCCCCACCACGTGCCGGGGCCGAGCCAGCCCCGAGGGTTGTGCATCAGCTCCGTGCACCGAAGGGTGCTTCTGCGATGAAGGTTTCGTCCTCAGCGGTGCCGAGTGCGTGCCGGCGAGCGAGTGCGGCTGCGAGCACCGGGGCCGCTACTACAAGAAGGGCGAGGATTTCTACGCCTCGTGCCAGGAGAGGTGCATCTGCAAAGCCAACGGGGTGGTGGAGTGCAAGGAAGCCGCCTGCGGCGCCCACGAGGAGTGCCGAGTGGAGGacggggtgctggggtgctACCCCGCCGGCTACGGGCGGCTGGTGGTGTCGGGCGACCCGCACTACGTGACGTTCGACGGGAGAGCTTTTGACCTCCAGGGGTCCTGCAACTACGTCCTGGCACGGGTCTGCAAGCCGGAGCAGCGGCTGGCCAACTTCTCGGTGTTCCTGGAGCACGACGTCAGCGGACGGGGCAACGTGGCCCTGACGAAGAAAGTGGCCGTCTCCATCCACGGGTACACGGTCAGCATGGAGAGGGGTCGGAAGTGGGAGGTGATG GTGGACGGGGAGCACTTCACACTGCCACTGGTGACGGAGGACAGGAAGTTACGGATCGGCCAAGAGGGGAACAACATCGTCCTCCAGACCGCCGCCGGCCTCCGGCTCCTCTACAACGCGGCCACCTACCTCCTCATCACCATCCCCGACGCCTACCGGGGCCGCGTCTGCGGGTTGGGTGGCAACTTCAACGGGGACCCCGGTGACGACTTCCAGCTGCCCGGGGGGTCCCTGGCGAAGAGCACCGAGGAATTTGTCACCTCCTGGAAGATGCCAGCGGAAGAGGGAGCGTGCACCGATGGTTGCAACGGCAACGCGTGCCCCGTGTGCGACGCCTCCGCCACTGCTCCCTACGGTGCTGGTGATTCCTGCGGGCTCATCCGGGACCCAACGGGACCTTTTGGGACGTGCCACCACCGGGTGAGCCCGGTGGAGTATTTCCACCACTGCCTCCACGACGTTTGTGCCGCTGAGGGTGCCCGGGATGCCCTGTGCCACAGCCTCCAAGCCTACGCTGCTGCTTGCCAAGCGGCCGGGGCTGAGATTGGAGGATGGAGAACAGTGACTTTTTGCC ccctctcctgcccaccccacagccactATGAGCTCTGCACCCGTACCTGCGACTTCACCTGTGCCAGCCTCTCCGTGCCGGCCCCATGCAGCTGGACGTGCTTCGAGGGATGCCAGTGCGACGATGGGTACCTCTTCGACGGAGAAGCCTGCGTATCCTTGGAGCAATGCGGCTGCGTGCACCAGGGACGGTATTTTAAG GCTGGCGAGACCGTCGTCTCCAACAACTGCTCCACGAAATGCAACTGCCACCCATCCCGGGGGCTCATCTGCGAGGCCACCCGGTGTCCCCCAGACGAGGTCTGTGCCACGCGGGAAGGGGTGCAGAGGTGCATCAAGCAGGAAGGCTGGTGCCGGATTTCCCCGGGGGCCTTCTTGACCACGTTCGACGGTGCCGGAGGGAGGCTCCCCTTCAGCGGCACCTACAAAATCGCCGCCCTCTGCGACGAGCGGTCGCCCAACTGGTTcaaggtggtggtggaggtcAGCGAGTGTCGGGATGACGGCATCCCGGCCGCCGTGGCCGTCTTCGTCTTCTTCCGCGACGCTTTCATCACCGTGAATAACAACATGGAGGTGTGGGTAAGCTGGACGCACGGACGATCCTTGTAG